AAACCACTTAATCTTGGAGATACAAATAGTATGGTTTCTTGATTTTTCATTGGCTGTAAAAGTAAAATTATTTTTTTTGGTTTTCCCACTTCCATGCACTAAGCATAGCTGTATCGAGTGTCTTTTGAGCCTTCCATTTTAGTTCATTTGTAGATAGAGTGTTGTCGGAATATATTTTCTCAACGTCACCTGCTCTTCGAGGACCAATTTTGTAATTGACTTTGATGTTATTTACCTTTTCAAAAATATGAATTGCTTGTAGTACACTAACTCCGTTTCCTGTACCTATATTGAATGCTGATTTGCCTTTGTTTTTCATTACATATTGTAGGGCTTTTACGTGTGCATTAGCTAAATCAACTACATGGATATAATCTCTTAAACAAGTGCCGTCGGGCGTGTCGTAATCGTCTCCAAAGACAGTTATTTGTTCTCTCTTACCAATAGCAGTTTCTGTTATTATAGGAACTAAATTACTAGCTTTATCGGACGAGCAATCGCCGATTACTCCGCTTTCGTGAGAACCAATAGGATTGAAGTAGCGTAATGATATACTTGATATTTTTGTATTATTTAATAGTTCTTCACACAATTGTTTGGTTTCTCCATACGGGGACTCTGCCTTTTTGAAAGGCGCACTTTCACTGACTGGTAATATATCAGGACTTCCATATACAGTACAGGAAGAAGAGAAAATGATATTTTCTACATTATGCTTTTTCATTACATTAAGCAACACTTGTAATGAGCCTATATTATTAGAATGGTATTTTTCGGGTTCTCTTACAGACTCTTCTACTGATTTGAATGCAGCAAAATGTATTGCACCTTCAATACTTTTTTCCTGCTCAAATACTGCATTCAAAGCATCTTCATCCGTGCAATCAACATTATAAAAAGAGATGCTTTTACCAATTATTTTTTCAGCACCTTGAATATTTTGAATTGATGTATTGCATAGGTTATCTACAATAATTGGTTCAAAATCGTTGGCTGATAATTCCACAAGTGTATGTGAACCGATATATCCTGCTCCCCCTGTTACTAAAATCTTTTTCATTTTATTAAAATGTTCTGCCTATGCCTACTACAAATCTATTTGTTTGAATATTACCTTCATCTACGTAAGGATACCTATTCAAGAAAAATGGGAAATCTACTCTTAGAGTAAGAGGTTTGACCATTTGTAGAGCGCCCCATTTGTTAAGTGTCAATGCGATACCAATACCTGCATCAGAACGCAAATTAGAAAATGCATCTTTATAGTTTTCGGATGTAATCTCTGTTGTGTTAATTATCCCTGCATCAGCAAATAGATAGGTCTTCAACTTAGATTGATTTTTTATTATGGGAAGTATTTTTTGTATTTCTAATTCGGCATTTATAGAAACTCCACTTTCCCCTTGATAGCTAGATACATTATCTCCATTGGCATTTATTTCAGGAGAAAAATAACCTGTATAGCCTCTAAGGTTTAAGCCTCCGCCCATATGAAAATGATTGGTAGTATTGTCATAACCTAGCCATTCGTTAGGAATAAAGCCTTGTGAGCGTGTAAATTTATTCTCCATTAATTCCTCTGAGTTTGCTCCAGCTAAATTTAATTTAGATTCGCCTGCCCAATTTGAGCCACTACCATATTGACCAAATATCCTTGTGTTAAGTTGAAGCTTACCTAGCTTACTTTTGTGTATGGAGGTCAATTCAACTTTAGAATAGTCGTAGTCGCTACCAACAGAAGAGCTCGTTAGTTCTAAATTTATATTACCCTTTCCGCCTTTATAGGAGTAGGAGTGAGTCCAACCAAAAGAAGCTATATTATTAAATTTATCGTTTTCCCAAACCTTATAATTAGTGTATCTCAAATCAGATATATTGGCTCTATACATGCTTTTAAAACCTGCATAGAAAAGATTCTTTTTAGAGTAGTCGTATTTTTTTAATTGAATCTTATTAAGGTTCAACCCATCAAGCATACGGCTATGTAATGTCATGTCTGTATGCTTACTGAATTTGTCTAAACCTGTGTTGTAGTTAAAGCGGTAAGAGAATGGGTTGTATTCATTTTTATAGGAGTCATAATACTGATAGTCTTGAAGTATACCTGTGTTCAGCCATATATTAGCATCTATTTTATGATGATAATTCATATAATCACCATTGAAGTGTAAACCCACCTTAACGCCGTCATAATTATTCCACCACAAATCTGGTCTAGCATTCAATTCATATTTTTTCCAATTGGGCATATTCCATATTTTAGAATCGAAATCTACATCCATAGGAACTTTACTGACGTTATTTAGCATGTACCTATCCGCTAATCGCTGACTGGGGTCAATGACTACATAGTCGATTCCTGAAGGTATATTAATTGATGCGGTGTATTTTGGATATAATTTGCCCCAGGCATGCCACTTATCGAGTACTGTAGCATCTGTATTTTTAATAAACCAATGATTGGGGATGTGAAATTTATGTTCTTTACCATCGTTAGCGAATACGCTAAAATCGATAGGCATCTGCATTTCACCTTTTCTTTCAAAAGTGACTTCGAAATTATCTTCAGTCGTTTTTTCGATGTTGTCAATACTGTAATCAATAGTTTTTGAAGTTTCTAACCATTGGTCAAAAAACCAGTTGAGATCTACTTTGGTATATTCTATGATAGCTTCTCTAAAATCTTCAAAATAGGGATGTGCCATTTTCCATTTTTGGAAATAATGTTGCATAGCTTCAATAAAGAGCTCGTCGCCTAATACATACTGAAGATTATAAAGCATAGCGCCAGTTTTGTAATAAACGTGTCTGTATCCTCCGCCATGTCCTAAAGCACTTCCAAAGTCATCAGAATGTGTATTTAATGCAGGGTCATTATATTTAGTGGCATCTCTTAGGTATGCATAATAAACTCTAGAGTCTATAGCTTTGACGTCTTTGGTAAAACGTTGGCCGTATTTACTACTTGGCTTTTCTCTAACTAAATTTTCACCGTCAATTTTTGTTAATGCCCAAGCGGTTAAAAATTGAGTAAAGCCTTCATCTAATGCAGCTCTGTAAGTTTCGTTTGAGCCTACCTGAGCATAAAACCATTGATGACCTATCTCATGAGCTAGCAATCCTCTATAGCCTGGATCACTACCACTATCAAGAGTTATCATAGGGTATTCCATACCATCCCTTGCATCAGCAACAATAATTTTATTGTAAACGTACATGCCTATATCTTCGGAAAATACTTGTATCACTTTTGCTGCAAATTCGGCTGCATTTTGCCATCTTGACGCATGAGGCTCTTGAACTAAGGAAATAGCACGAATTCCATTCCATTCTACTTCGCCAATTCTGTATGTTGGGTCAGCTGTAAACGCAAAATCATGAACATTTTCAGCATGGTAAATCCACGTTTTTCTAGAAAGACTATCGTATGGTATTATAATGCTAGGAGGGGAGTTCCATGCTTTATCGGCAAAGTTTTTAATATCTAACTTTTCTCTTAAATCAGCAGGCATTACTTCATCTCTATTCTGTAATGCTCCTGTAGCTTCAACTACATAATTGGAGGCAAATGTCAATTCTACATCAAAGGTTCCGAAATCACCGTAAAATTCTTTTCCTAGATGTTGATCTTTAGTCCAGCCAAACTTTTTGTCATACACAGCTATTCTTGGATACCATAGTACACCGTCATAATGCGTGTTGCCAAAGGCATTAAAAGTTTTCATTCTTCTTCTTAGGGAACCGGTATCAAAGTAGGTTTTGAAGTCCATATTGATAGTGA
This Flavobacteriales bacterium DNA region includes the following protein-coding sequences:
- the galE gene encoding UDP-glucose 4-epimerase GalE, yielding MKKILVTGGAGYIGSHTLVELSANDFEPIIVDNLCNTSIQNIQGAEKIIGKSISFYNVDCTDEDALNAVFEQEKSIEGAIHFAAFKSVEESVREPEKYHSNNIGSLQVLLNVMKKHNVENIIFSSSCTVYGSPDILPVSESAPFKKAESPYGETKQLCEELLNNTKISSISLRYFNPIGSHESGVIGDCSSDKASNLVPIITETAIGKREQITVFGDDYDTPDGTCLRDYIHVVDLANAHVKALQYVMKNKGKSAFNIGTGNGVSVLQAIHIFEKVNNIKVNYKIGPRRAGDVEKIYSDNTLSTNELKWKAQKTLDTAMLSAWKWENQKK
- a CDS encoding M1 family aminopeptidase yields the protein MTFSQTKYDPLTTPNTYNQADNPNYWKNKAPAGYWQQDVHYTIKANVDETKDIIDASEELVYWNNSPDDLNELYFHLYQNAFIPNSYCSELHQQNNKAIAYGNYEKKGLGTVVKNLKVDGKSVETILDNTILKVILNEPLKSGDKITINMDFKTYFDTGSLRRRMKTFNAFGNTHYDGVLWYPRIAVYDKKFGWTKDQHLGKEFYGDFGTFDVELTFASNYVVEATGALQNRDEVMPADLREKLDIKNFADKAWNSPPSIIIPYDSLSRKTWIYHAENVHDFAFTADPTYRIGEVEWNGIRAISLVQEPHASRWQNAAEFAAKVIQVFSEDIGMYVYNKIIVADARDGMEYPMITLDSGSDPGYRGLLAHEIGHQWFYAQVGSNETYRAALDEGFTQFLTAWALTKIDGENLVREKPSSKYGQRFTKDVKAIDSRVYYAYLRDATKYNDPALNTHSDDFGSALGHGGGYRHVYYKTGAMLYNLQYVLGDELFIEAMQHYFQKWKMAHPYFEDFREAIIEYTKVDLNWFFDQWLETSKTIDYSIDNIEKTTEDNFEVTFERKGEMQMPIDFSVFANDGKEHKFHIPNHWFIKNTDATVLDKWHAWGKLYPKYTASINIPSGIDYVVIDPSQRLADRYMLNNVSKVPMDVDFDSKIWNMPNWKKYELNARPDLWWNNYDGVKVGLHFNGDYMNYHHKIDANIWLNTGILQDYQYYDSYKNEYNPFSYRFNYNTGLDKFSKHTDMTLHSRMLDGLNLNKIQLKKYDYSKKNLFYAGFKSMYRANISDLRYTNYKVWENDKFNNIASFGWTHSYSYKGGKGNINLELTSSSVGSDYDYSKVELTSIHKSKLGKLQLNTRIFGQYGSGSNWAGESKLNLAGANSEELMENKFTRSQGFIPNEWLGYDNTTNHFHMGGGLNLRGYTGYFSPEINANGDNVSSYQGESGVSINAELEIQKILPIIKNQSKLKTYLFADAGIINTTEITSENYKDAFSNLRSDAGIGIALTLNKWGALQMVKPLTLRVDFPFFLNRYPYVDEGNIQTNRFVVGIGRTF